A portion of the Coregonus clupeaformis isolate EN_2021a unplaced genomic scaffold, ASM2061545v1 scaf3385, whole genome shotgun sequence genome contains these proteins:
- the LOC123489869 gene encoding uncharacterized protein LOC123489869, translating to MSGRHGGVQKLLQNKLDRNIPYIHCFNHQLHLVVIHAMSSEAAVDDFFGVCNMLYNFIRKPTVAILYKGDTLKRLLNQRWTGHLATVKVVVKSFHDISTLLTEVENTRGLGAEVRVEATGLLRAITQRSFLFIAHLVMKLLSLFEPPNRLLQAEDMDLFTAVTLVNSASDCVKTMRAENEFSALWDLCAPPASATEAVPVTDPGPSKRRRTINENLRGFAVEETVGQPQSDIDEKTEFMRLFYSVVDAVQGEMNARFGERSSELIGALAALNPEAEDNFLDPSKLTPLLVLAGTDVVESEYTVAR from the coding sequence ATGTCTGGCAGGCATGGTGGTGTGCAGAAATTGCTCCAAAACAAGCTGGATCGTAACATACCATATATTCACTGCTTTAATCACCAACTTCATCTGGTTGTGATTCATGCCATGTCCAGTGAAGCAGCTGTCGATGATTTTTTTGGAGTATGCAACATGCTGTACAACTTCATCAGGAAGCCAACCGTGGCTATTCTGTACAAAGGCGATACCCTGAAACGTCTCTTGAACCAGAGATGGACTGGCCACTTGGCAACGGTCAAAGTTGTGGTGAAGAGTTTTCACGACATATCCACATTACTGACCGAGGTGGAAAACACACGAGGCCTTGGAGCGGAGGTGCGCGTCGAGGCTACGGGGCTGCTTCGTGCCATTACGCAGCGCAGTTTTCTTTTCATTGCGCACCTTGTTATGAAACTGTTGTCACTTTTCGAGCCGCCTAACAGACTACTACAGGCCGAAGATATGGACTTGTTCACTGCGGTGACACTTGTGAACAGCGCTTCTGACTGCGTGAAGACAATGCGCGCAGAAAACGAGTTTTCTGCACTGTGGGATCTCTGCGCTCCTCCAGCATCGGCCACCGAGGCTGTGCCGGTGACCGACCCTGGTCCAAGCAAGAGAAGACGCACAATTAATGAGAACCTCCGCGGATTTGCAGTTGAAGAAACAGTTGGTCAGCCACAAAGTGACATAGATGAAAAGACTGAGTTCATGAGATTGTTTTACAGTGTTGTCGATGCTGTGCAAGGAGAGATGAATGCGCGTTTTGGAGAGCGCAGTAGCGAGCTCATTGGCGCACTGGCTGCTTTGAACCCAGAGGCCGAGGATAATTTCCTGGACCCATCAAAGTTAACCCCTCTCCTGGTATTAGCTGGAACTGATGTGGTTGAATCTGAATATACTGTGGCTCGTTAG